A window from Triplophysa dalaica isolate WHDGS20190420 chromosome 3, ASM1584641v1, whole genome shotgun sequence encodes these proteins:
- the LOC130417398 gene encoding E3 ubiquitin-protein ligase RNF31, with protein sequence MASLSDQLEEVRLNAEGTLCSPGTAQEIRIGVSAMVNIPLPPTSKYRHIAAESMLKENSSGNNRKETRASLQKLSTALNILEKYGSNLTNSNRPKYWRTVKYNNPVFRTTVDSIQGGRAVLNLYGYTNHQPDGLSFPEDVVEPDVGKVASVTLEVMCLRMEIDMLTKDAHSHPEFFERLIPSLTLEEEEEIGTDAVAFSPNETPLEKQSLSPASTPSQSKSLFSPALSLSSLGPSKPTDNCSICGISPVSAHCPTCTQRLCKECDHLYHSHSGRSTHVRIPVTSSKPTKRLSSSLSTWQCLYCTTVNTMQQVLCETCERPRLSSAAPSVQEEPSQPSTISEWQCKSCTVVNAGSSILCEVCERPRLATRPPVAPYRPIPTTTELMDSQWVCPFCTYVNQSQSPVCEMCYLSKSDPAPSPSKPLPVSPVKNITTVLATPKVTPTEDPDLKRQRLMKEEGIKLIQLIREGEKKGVSPEEVYTSMCVSGNSNVTPYDWLKTELSHVLDEICVMAASCHQESNALLKRSGENESQEGQKCNSVPLSRAEAKRAWLAAGGDNEKAVRQAHRDRRVKVKELGSMGFNDVTRCEEALRQSGGEVRGALVLLQRSLLDPFHQRMWNDEQEPPIDINHPDKQHVCRRLLAVYDLPSWGRCELALSLLRDPTASYTLDDVVQAVRESPDKDFIRRVLNKECPTCLSIFPQSKMQSLTSCQCSVCCGCFKQHFTIAVRDKHIRDMVCPVCAEPDINDPEHLNSYFSTLDIQLRDCLERDVYELFHKKLTEQALIKDPKFLWCSHCSYGFIYVGDQLKVTCHQCRNSFCAQCKKPWEDQHKGLSCEQFQLWKRENDPEYQRQGLAGYLRDNGITCPNCRFQYALARGGCIHFSCSQCRYQFCSGCNNPFHTTCAVNQCSVTGLHAHHPRDCLFYLRDWEPARLQALLQKNGVKYNTDTAPGTQTGVCGVIEQKDEGPRPTDSACGAQTQPGQAGLCEKHYREYLVSLINGHSLDPAPLFTHDELLVACRRYHVDIAQGEGEDDRAHYTRLLKKLMDDVPLGDKVPRKK encoded by the exons ATGGCCTCTCTCAGTGATCAGCTGGAGGAGGTGAGGCTGAATGCAGAGGGCACTTTATGTTCTCCAGGGACTGCTCAGGAGATCAGGATAGGGGTGTCCGCCATGGTCAACATTCCCTTACCTCCCACCAGCAAATATCGCCACATAGCCGCTGAAAGCATGTTGAAAGAAAACAGTAGTGGAAACAATAGGAAAGAG ACGAGGGCATCCCTGCAGAAACTTTCCACAGCTTTGAACATCTTGGAGAAGTATGGCTCCAATCTTACCAACTCCAATAGGCCAAAGTACTGGCGTACTGTGAAGTACAACAACCCTGTCTTCAGGACCACAGTAGATTCTATTCAG GGTGGCAGGGCTGTACTTAACCTGTATGGATATACGAATCACCAGCCTGACGGTTTGAGCTTTCCTGAAGATGTTGTTGAGCCCGATGTTGGGAAGGTGGCATCAGTGACTCTTGAGGTCATGTGCCTTCGCATGGAGATAGACATGCTTACTAAG GATGCCCATTCTCACCCCGAATTCTTTGAAAGACTTATTCCCTCCCTCACTCTGGAG GAGGAAGAGGAAATTGGCACGGATGCAGTTGCTTTCTCTCCTAATGAGACTCCATTGGAAAAGCAAAGTCTCTCGCCTGCATCTACACCATCTCAATCCAAATCTCTTTTCAGTCCGGCCCTCTCTCTTTCGTCTTTAGGGCCCTCTAAACCGACAG ACAACTGCAGCATATGTGGCATATCTCCAGTCTCAGCTCACTGTCCAACCTGTACTCAGCGCCTGTGCAAAGAATGTGACCACCTATATCATTCCCATTCTGGACGATCTACACATGTGAGAATTCCTGTAACTTCCTCTAAACCCACAAAACGGCTCAG CTCATCGCTGTCTACATGGCAGTGTTTATATTGCACTACAGTGAATACAATGCAGCAGGTTTTGTGTGAAACTTGTGAGCGACCACGGCTGTCTTCTGCTGCCCCGTCTGTCCAGGAGGAGCCATCACAGCCGTCTACAATATCTG AGTGGCAATGTAAAAGCTGCACAGTAGTGAATGCAGGTAGCAGCATTCTGTGTGAGGTGTGTGAGCGCCCTCGTCTGGCCACCCGGCCTCCTGTAGCGCCCTACCGACCAATTCCCACTACTACAGAACTAATGGACAGCCAG TGGGTTTGTCCGTTTTGTACCTACGTCAATCAGTCACAATCACCCGTCTGCGAAATGTGTTATCTTTCAAAGTCAGACCCTGCCCCATCACCCTCGAAACCCCTCCCTGTCTCACCAGTAAAGAACATCACAACTGTATTAGCCACCCCCAAAGTCACGCCCACTGAGGATCCTGATTTGAAAAGACAACGATTAATGAAGGAAGAGGGGATTAAACTTATTCAGCTCATTCGT GAGGGAGAGAAGAAAGGGGTGAGCCCAGAGGAGGTTTACACAAGCATGTGCGTATCAGGGAACAGTAATGTAACACCGTATGACTGGCTGAAGACAGAACTTTCTCATGTGCTCGATGAGATCTGTGTGATGGCTGCATCCTGCCACCAGGAATCCAATGCACTGTTAAAAAGGTCAGGAGAGAACGAGAGCCAGGAAGGACAAAAATGCAACAGCGTGCCTCTGTCTAGAGCAGAAGCCAAACGGGCCTGGCTGGCAGCAGGGGGCGACAATGAGAAGGCTGTCAGACAAGCTCACAGAGACCGCAGAGTTAAA GTAAAAGAGCTTGGCTCCATGGGCTTTAATGACGTGACTCGCTGTGAGGAAGCCTTGCGGCAGAGCGGAGGGGAGGTGAGGGGGGCTCTCGTCCTGCTGCAGCGCTCTTTACTAGATCCCTTCCATCAGCGCATGTGGAACGATGAGCAAGAACCCCCTATCGACATCAACCATCCTGACAAACAG CACGTTTGCCGCAGGTTGCTGGCTGTGTACGACCTGCCCAGTTGGGGACGCTGTGAGCTGGCTCTCTCTTTGCTGCGGGACCCTACAGCCTCCTACACCCTGGACGATGTGGTTCAGGCCGTGCGCGAGTCACCTGATAAAGATTTTATACGCCGCGTGCTGAACAAAGAATGCCCCACCTGCCTGTCCATCTTTCCTCAAAGCAAG ATGCAGTCCCTGACGTCGTGCCAGTGCTCGGTGTGCTGTGGATGTTTCAAACAGCATTTCACGATAGCAGTGAGGGACAAGCACATCAGAGACATGGTGTGTCCCGTCTGCGCAGAGCCTGACATCAACGACCCAGAGCACCTCAACAGCTACTTCTCTACCCTGGACATTCAG CTTAGGGATTGTCTGGAACGGGATGTGTACGAGCTTTTCCACAAGAAGCTGACTGAGCAGGCTCTCATCAAAGACCCGAAGTTCTTGTGGTGTAGCCAT TGCTCGTACGGTTTCATCTATGTCGGCGACCAGCTCAAGGTCACCTGTCACCAGTGCAGGAATAGCTTCTGTGCCCAGTGCAAAAAGCCG TGGGAGGACCAGCACAAGGGGCTCTCATGTGAGCAGTTTCAGCTGTGGAAGCGAGAGAACGACCCAGAGTACCAGAGGCAGGGCTTGGCCGGATACCTCCGTGACAATGGGATCA CTTGTCCTAACTGTAGGTTCCAGTACGCTCTGGCCAGGGGCGGCTGTATACACTTCAGCTGTTCCCAGTGCAGGTATCAGTTCTGCAGTGGATGTAACAATCCCTTTCACACA ACGTGTGCAGTGAACCAGTGTAGTGTGACAGGTCTGCATGCCCATCACCCCAGAGACTGCCTCTTCTACCTCCGAGACTGGGAGCCTGCCAGGCTTCAGGCCTTACTgcag AAAAACGGGGTGAAGTACAACACTGACACTGCTCCAGGAACACAGACTG GTGTTTGTGGAGTGATCGAGCAGAAGGATGAAGGGCCGCGGCCCACTGACTCGGCATGTGGAGCTCAGACTCAGCCGGGCCAGGCAGGCCTCTGCGA GAAGCATTATCGGGAGTACCTGGTTAGCCTTATTAATGGGCATTCTCTCGACCCCGCCCCCCTCTTCACTCACGATGAGCTGCTCGTGGCCTGCAGGAGATACCATGTAGACATCGCACAGGGGGAGGGAGAAGACGATAGAGCACACTACACAAGACTGCTTAAG AAGCTAATGGATGACGTGCCACTCGGTGACAAGGTCCCTCGCAAGAAGTGA